The proteins below are encoded in one region of Deltaproteobacteria bacterium:
- a CDS encoding M48 family metalloprotease gives MKLSIRIWLCFFLCLPVACAEVTRPTPTGHEVETCQLAATLRHPYKNWSMERVSQTFLRVLATAPQMHGQTYPFLGFDWWVTATQKIIIDNIWHPSPAAQAGLRQGDIILAINNWPLFSTAEEWDRFIKVTGDLLRNVYISIGFQEVLGRDFIYWADKYLYTNLYSYLYPWSTRFYAPWSEERIPLRGNFEIGFSAGEVLVALLMDVKHIAMEARGSYLTGAVELLIQRGDQKFKKILYPQHLPAEYAIFVNTRSNAINAWAEPGQIILSSGLVNLCINDDELAFVIGHELAHQILGHLLIATGQRQLGELIGRVVSGVATFHLNRLLNLETYRIYPSPFFILTARRVTVSVFSPDLEREADTYGLWFAYQAGYDIDKALALFERMTARGHDPFERTYFLASHPAPLERMARLKKVAQYFKVGRAAEVFLQSPDLGRVPIETQ, from the coding sequence TTGAAGCTATCTATCCGGATATGGCTCTGCTTTTTCCTCTGTTTGCCGGTTGCTTGCGCCGAGGTCACCCGCCCCACCCCTACCGGCCATGAAGTAGAAACTTGCCAACTGGCGGCAACCCTGCGTCATCCTTACAAAAACTGGTCTATGGAGAGAGTATCCCAAACCTTTCTGCGAGTCCTGGCCACCGCTCCCCAGATGCATGGCCAAACCTACCCCTTCCTGGGCTTTGATTGGTGGGTCACTGCCACCCAAAAAATTATCATTGATAATATCTGGCATCCTTCTCCTGCCGCGCAAGCCGGGCTTCGACAAGGAGATATCATCTTGGCCATTAATAATTGGCCATTGTTCTCTACTGCCGAGGAGTGGGATAGATTCATTAAAGTCACCGGTGATCTTTTGCGCAATGTCTATATAAGCATTGGATTTCAGGAAGTTCTGGGTCGAGACTTTATTTATTGGGCCGATAAATACCTTTATACTAATCTCTATTCTTACCTTTATCCTTGGTCGACCAGATTTTATGCTCCCTGGTCCGAAGAACGCATTCCTCTGAGAGGAAATTTCGAAATCGGTTTTTCAGCCGGGGAAGTATTGGTGGCGCTTCTTATGGATGTGAAACACATCGCCATGGAAGCCAGGGGATCCTATCTCACCGGGGCGGTAGAGCTGTTAATCCAACGAGGTGACCAAAAATTCAAAAAAATTCTCTACCCCCAGCACCTGCCGGCCGAATATGCGATTTTTGTCAATACCAGAAGCAACGCCATCAATGCTTGGGCCGAGCCGGGGCAGATCATCCTGTCATCGGGTCTGGTAAACCTCTGTATCAACGACGATGAACTGGCATTTGTCATCGGACATGAGTTGGCTCACCAGATTTTGGGTCATCTTTTAATAGCCACTGGTCAGAGACAATTGGGCGAGTTGATCGGCAGGGTGGTCAGCGGTGTGGCCACCTTCCATCTGAACCGCCTCTTAAATTTAGAAACCTACCGGATTTATCCTTCCCCGTTCTTCATTCTGACCGCACGCCGGGTCACGGTTAGCGTGTTTTCCCCCGACCTGGAACGGGAGGCCGACACCTACGGTTTGTGGTTCGCCTACCAGGCCGGATACGATATAGATAAAGCCCTGGCGCTTTTTGAACGGATGACGGCCCGGGGGCACGATCCCTTTGAACGGACCTATTTCCTGGCCTCGCATCCGGCCCCTCTGGAACGTATGGCCCGGCTAAAAAAGGTGGCCCAGTATTTCAAGGTCGGAAGGGCGGCCGAGGTCTTTTTACAGTCCCCCGATCTGGGTAGGGTTCCGATAGAAACGCAATAA
- a CDS encoding MBL fold metallo-hydrolase: MIIEAVEVGPMHVLCYVLGCDRRREGLLIDPAAASDAIAEAIQRHRLHIRWIVNTHGHPDHTAGNEYWASRTGAQTVIHHLDWDFFTTPEMQQAAQQEGFLPLTAIDLKVGDGDRLTIGEVEFTVLHTPGHTPGSICLYTPGHLFTGDTLFVGAAGRTDLPGASLQLLIRSIQEKILPLPEDTIIWPGHDYGETPTSTLREEKEDNPYITDFL; this comes from the coding sequence CTGATTATCGAGGCCGTCGAAGTAGGGCCCATGCACGTCTTATGTTATGTATTAGGCTGTGACCGCCGCCGGGAAGGGCTGTTGATCGATCCGGCCGCGGCATCGGACGCTATTGCGGAAGCGATTCAACGGCATCGCCTCCATATCCGCTGGATTGTCAATACTCATGGCCATCCCGATCATACTGCCGGTAATGAATATTGGGCCTCCCGGACCGGGGCCCAGACGGTGATCCATCACCTGGATTGGGATTTCTTTACCACCCCGGAAATGCAACAAGCGGCTCAGCAGGAGGGCTTTTTGCCCTTGACCGCAATTGATCTTAAGGTTGGCGACGGTGATCGGCTGACCATAGGAGAAGTGGAATTTACCGTACTCCATACTCCCGGACATACGCCTGGCTCTATCTGTCTTTATACCCCTGGCCACCTGTTCACCGGCGACACCCTCTTTGTGGGCGCGGCGGGACGGACCGACTTGCCGGGAGCCTCCTTGCAATTGCTTATCCGATCTATCCAAGAAAAAATCCTGCCATTGCCGGAGGACACCATCATCTGGCCCGGACATGATTACGGGGAGACCCCGACCTCCACTTTACGGGAAGAAAAGGAAGACAACCCTTATATAACTGACTTCTTATGA
- a CDS encoding PAS domain S-box protein — translation MSEGTRLICRILDSIRDDYILVVNQERRIVYVNTPFLEHFGYRREEIVGKLCHEMSRPFHEPCTAAQGQCPLDKTLSLGKPQTTILTRIWHGQRLSYEAMFYPLQDEGLVGPMVVGVFRDITTKRQLEQELRHRHEFESRLIRISIDGIIANDRQGNILIYNEGAQKILGYRPDEVIGKLNVAQLYPPGLAREIKKKIYSEDYGGPGKLENFETVLKGKDEILVPVWLSACLIYEDDQEVGVVGFFRDISERKRMEEKLLQNERLATVGKMAAHIGHEIKNPLMLIGGFARQVQRSASLDEKDQRKLQIIQEETERLERFLTDLGSFTRVSAPHKKPGEIIAIIHDVAEMMEPSFKEQEVEFSLQQPSEVPIFSFDSGQLRQVFLNLFKNALEAMPTGGELRVQVETVDHDLHLIVADTGQGIPPQVQKELFNPFFTTKDKGTGLGLAISRQIIEQHQGDITIESEVRRGTRCIIRLPME, via the coding sequence ATGAGTGAAGGAACCCGGCTCATTTGCCGCATTTTGGATAGCATCAGAGATGACTATATCCTAGTGGTCAACCAGGAACGGCGCATTGTCTATGTCAATACCCCTTTTCTGGAGCACTTCGGCTACCGCCGGGAAGAGATCGTCGGCAAGCTCTGTCACGAGATGTCCCGCCCTTTCCATGAGCCTTGCACTGCGGCTCAGGGTCAATGTCCTCTGGACAAAACCTTATCACTGGGTAAACCCCAAACGACCATCCTGACCCGGATATGGCATGGTCAAAGGTTATCCTACGAAGCCATGTTCTATCCCCTACAGGACGAGGGGCTGGTAGGCCCTATGGTGGTCGGGGTTTTTCGAGATATTACTACCAAACGACAACTGGAACAGGAACTGCGCCATCGGCACGAATTTGAGAGCCGCCTCATACGGATTTCCATCGATGGCATCATCGCCAATGACCGTCAAGGCAATATCCTGATTTACAATGAAGGTGCCCAAAAAATTTTAGGATATCGCCCGGATGAGGTGATCGGCAAACTCAATGTGGCCCAGTTATATCCCCCTGGTTTAGCCCGGGAGATCAAAAAGAAGATTTATTCCGAAGACTATGGCGGCCCGGGGAAACTGGAAAATTTTGAGACCGTTTTGAAGGGTAAAGACGAAATTTTAGTGCCGGTCTGGCTGTCGGCCTGCCTGATTTATGAGGATGATCAAGAAGTTGGGGTGGTAGGGTTCTTCCGGGATATCTCCGAACGCAAGCGAATGGAAGAAAAATTGCTGCAAAATGAACGCCTGGCCACAGTGGGGAAAATGGCGGCCCACATTGGGCACGAAATCAAAAATCCCCTAATGCTGATCGGCGGTTTTGCTCGGCAGGTACAACGTTCCGCCTCCCTGGACGAAAAAGACCAACGCAAGCTGCAAATCATCCAGGAAGAAACCGAGCGATTAGAAAGATTTCTCACTGATTTAGGCAGTTTTACCAGGGTCAGTGCGCCTCACAAAAAGCCCGGCGAGATTATTGCTATAATCCATGATGTCGCTGAAATGATGGAACCTAGCTTCAAGGAGCAAGAGGTGGAATTCTCCCTCCAGCAGCCTTCCGAGGTGCCGATTTTTTCCTTTGATTCGGGTCAACTGCGGCAGGTGTTTTTAAACCTCTTTAAAAATGCCTTAGAGGCTATGCCCACCGGAGGAGAGCTCAGGGTTCAGGTAGAAACTGTTGATCATGATCTGCATTTGATTGTTGCGGACACCGGTCAGGGAATCCCGCCCCAGGTCCAGAAGGAACTTTTTAACCCGTTTTTCACCACTAAAGATAAAGGAACGGGGTTGGGGCTAGCCATTTCCCGACAGATAATTGAGCAACATCAAGGGGATATTACTATTGAGAGCGAGGTCCGGCGCGGCACCCGGTGCATTATCAGGCTTCCCATGGAATAG
- a CDS encoding response regulator — protein MEEKFNILVADDEPEVLAMLGNLVQALGREYNVFLSANGFEALKILKQTPIDFAFLDQHMAEISGLELLEKIRQRYQNVQVVLITGQPSYSLVLEAWRHQASDFLLKPVRLADLKAVIEKLKSQKSSRTQTLTLIHSGPGTELIENLHGQIDRLTREQHILIETFTSLGQVRQTEELYTKILEMALNLTDARQAHFLLFDQEHQRLEPIVSLGNGELTPAFREAAQQVAGDHNPVFIQGRSNNYQGREMGRIGLALPLRVRGELFGVLVVSHKVNRNFDSDDMLMLNLLAERSSLAIENMALYESAFSNHYETLRALVNSLEARDPYSYHHSERVTQLALRFAQELKLPPDQQDAIQVAGLLHDIGKVGIRDAILLKPGKLTPEERSIIQTHPLVGERIVEPLGLLPIEKAIILYHHERWDGCGYPCQLAGKEIPLLSRIVALADTYDALTSNRPYRDPWPHKDALTEILANAGSQFDPELTRIFVQIMEKPFPTPKSPHTQTPKDFSRRSMRD, from the coding sequence ATGGAAGAAAAATTTAACATTCTGGTTGCTGATGACGAGCCGGAAGTCCTGGCCATGTTGGGAAATTTAGTGCAGGCTTTGGGTCGAGAATATAATGTTTTCCTGTCGGCTAACGGCTTTGAAGCTTTGAAGATCTTAAAGCAGACTCCGATTGATTTTGCCTTTCTGGACCAGCATATGGCCGAAATCAGTGGCCTGGAACTCTTGGAAAAGATACGCCAGCGCTACCAGAATGTGCAAGTAGTATTGATCACCGGCCAACCCTCCTATTCACTGGTCCTGGAGGCCTGGCGCCATCAGGCCTCCGATTTCCTGCTCAAGCCGGTCAGGTTAGCAGACCTTAAGGCCGTGATAGAAAAGTTAAAATCCCAGAAATCCTCCCGCACCCAGACCTTGACTCTCATCCATTCGGGTCCAGGAACCGAGCTGATTGAAAATCTCCATGGTCAGATAGACCGGTTAACCCGGGAACAACATATTCTCATCGAAACCTTTACCAGTCTGGGACAGGTGCGCCAGACTGAGGAGCTTTACACCAAGATTCTGGAGATGGCCCTCAACCTTACCGATGCCCGTCAGGCCCATTTTTTGTTGTTTGACCAGGAGCATCAGCGGTTGGAGCCAATAGTCAGTTTGGGAAACGGTGAATTAACCCCGGCTTTCCGGGAAGCAGCACAACAGGTAGCCGGCGATCATAATCCCGTTTTTATCCAGGGCCGGAGCAACAATTATCAAGGCCGGGAAATGGGAAGGATCGGCTTGGCCCTACCCCTCCGGGTGCGAGGCGAACTATTCGGGGTTTTGGTGGTCAGCCATAAGGTGAACCGAAATTTTGACTCTGATGATATGTTGATGTTAAACTTGTTGGCAGAGCGCTCTTCCCTGGCAATAGAGAATATGGCCCTCTATGAAAGTGCATTTTCCAACCATTATGAAACCTTGCGGGCCCTGGTTAATTCTTTGGAAGCCCGCGATCCCTATAGTTACCACCACTCCGAACGGGTCACCCAGTTAGCCCTGCGGTTTGCCCAAGAGTTAAAACTGCCACCGGATCAGCAGGATGCCATTCAAGTTGCTGGTTTACTACACGATATCGGCAAGGTCGGGATCAGAGACGCCATTTTGCTCAAACCAGGGAAACTTACCCCGGAAGAGCGGTCGATCATCCAGACCCATCCTCTGGTAGGGGAACGGATCGTCGAACCTCTGGGGTTGCTCCCAATCGAGAAGGCCATTATTCTCTACCACCATGAACGCTGGGATGGGTGCGGTTATCCGTGCCAGCTGGCCGGTAAGGAAATCCCTTTACTTTCCCGGATCGTGGCCTTAGCTGATACCTATGATGCCCTTACTTCCAACCGACCGTACCGCGACCCTTGGCCTCATAAAGACGCTCTGACCGAAATCCTGGCTAATGCTGGCAGCCAATTCGACCCTGAACTGACCCGCATCTTTGTCCAAATAATGGAAAAGCCCTTTCCCACCCCTAAATCCCCCCATACCCAGACACCCAAGGACTTTTCTCGCAGATCCATGAGGGACTAA
- a CDS encoding GHKL domain-containing protein: MDERERLLRELVRYYRHSAVGQRCTGIVHNFNTPLQVLSLNCELLQRKAVEEQAELSPRLPPELRPEWEKLFQYREDKLLLFKEEIRKLHHLAQLIVNQGLHEDQPGRQLLNLNAIIQEELELFQADRFFKHMVEKRFRFDENLPSLSGYYIDISQSFRLLVDNALEAMESVELRVLTVETVVEGRDRIIRVGDTGPGIAPEVLPQIFEPFFTTKDTPQNPRAGLGLYMAKRLLAPYHGRIQVQSSPGNTWFTVILP, translated from the coding sequence ATGGATGAGCGAGAGCGTCTGCTACGGGAATTAGTTCGATATTATCGACATTCCGCAGTAGGACAACGGTGCACCGGCATTGTGCATAACTTCAATACCCCTTTGCAGGTGCTTTCTCTAAACTGTGAGTTGCTGCAGCGTAAGGCGGTCGAGGAACAGGCCGAACTTTCACCTCGGTTACCACCAGAGTTACGCCCCGAATGGGAAAAATTGTTTCAATATCGGGAAGACAAGCTCCTGCTTTTTAAAGAGGAAATCAGAAAACTGCACCATCTGGCCCAACTAATTGTCAATCAGGGGTTACACGAGGATCAACCCGGGCGTCAGTTACTCAATCTCAACGCCATTATTCAAGAGGAACTGGAACTCTTCCAGGCTGACCGCTTTTTTAAGCATATGGTAGAAAAGCGGTTCCGTTTTGATGAAAACCTACCGTCGCTGTCGGGCTATTACATTGATATTAGCCAAAGTTTTCGCCTGCTGGTTGATAATGCTCTGGAGGCTATGGAAAGCGTCGAATTGCGGGTTTTGACAGTGGAAACCGTTGTAGAGGGAAGGGACCGGATTATTAGAGTCGGCGATACCGGGCCAGGGATTGCACCCGAGGTTCTGCCTCAAATTTTTGAGCCGTTTTTCACCACCAAGGACACCCCCCAAAATCCCCGAGCGGGATTGGGCCTGTATATGGCCAAACGGCTGCTGGCCCCTTACCATGGCCGCATTCAGGTCCAAAGCTCCCCCGGCAACACCTGGTTCACGGTTATTTTACCGTAA
- a CDS encoding poly(A) polymerase: MSICHIQPHCPEPKIIPRADHSISRAQIDLEALKVLYRLHHQGYKAFLVGGSVRDLLLGKKPKDFDVVTDAHPGTIRRLFRNSRIIGRRFRLVQVFFRGGKVVEVSTFRQQSEFDSAEEVLAPNNTFGTPAEDARRRDLTINGLFYNIADFSVVDYVGGLDDLRQGRIRVIGPPEVRLRRDPVRMVRVLRHAARTGFVIDSEVWAEIQNQRHLIRVCAPARVRDELLKDFRSGAARQFIELMIDSGLLEAIFPAWEPDLASQPSKSQARQGWLHLFNQVDKLTQAEYPLSEAFFWAVIFTPYLDLLPFSSEAGDYRTWVQEKVMDSLSSLEFSRGRREEVCLLLATEKSLTQSLDQGSRISPKLKRRACFGEAWLLHSIKKASPRATLEELFPSQSKLQLHTKRPPRKRRRRRNARPPFRKKPGPSVKT; the protein is encoded by the coding sequence ATGTCTATTTGTCATATCCAGCCTCACTGCCCTGAACCCAAAATTATTCCCCGGGCGGACCATTCCATCTCCCGGGCTCAGATTGATCTAGAAGCTCTCAAGGTCTTATATCGTCTTCACCACCAGGGTTACAAGGCCTTTCTGGTCGGAGGGAGCGTACGGGATCTGTTGCTGGGTAAAAAGCCCAAGGACTTTGATGTAGTTACCGACGCTCATCCTGGAACCATCCGCCGCCTGTTCCGCAATAGCCGGATTATTGGTCGCCGTTTCCGGCTAGTCCAGGTTTTCTTCCGCGGCGGCAAGGTAGTAGAGGTTTCTACTTTTCGCCAACAATCCGAATTTGACTCGGCCGAAGAGGTGTTGGCCCCCAACAATACCTTTGGGACTCCGGCTGAAGATGCCCGACGTCGGGACCTCACCATCAATGGTCTTTTTTATAATATTGCCGACTTTTCCGTGGTGGATTACGTCGGCGGTCTGGATGACCTCCGCCAGGGCCGCATTCGGGTAATCGGCCCGCCCGAAGTCCGTTTAAGACGCGATCCGGTACGCATGGTGCGAGTCCTGCGTCACGCCGCTCGGACCGGCTTCGTTATTGATTCCGAGGTTTGGGCGGAGATCCAGAACCAGCGCCATCTGATCCGGGTCTGTGCCCCGGCCCGGGTGCGGGATGAATTACTCAAGGACTTTCGGAGCGGCGCGGCTCGGCAATTCATCGAATTAATGATCGATAGCGGCCTATTGGAAGCGATCTTTCCGGCCTGGGAACCAGATCTTGCTTCGCAACCATCCAAGTCTCAGGCCCGGCAAGGTTGGCTGCATCTTTTTAACCAGGTGGATAAATTAACCCAGGCTGAATATCCTCTCAGTGAGGCTTTCTTCTGGGCCGTTATATTTACCCCTTACCTGGATCTCTTACCCTTTTCTTCGGAAGCCGGGGATTATCGCACCTGGGTTCAGGAAAAGGTCATGGATTCGCTGAGCAGCCTGGAATTCTCCCGCGGTCGTCGAGAGGAGGTCTGCCTGTTGCTGGCTACGGAAAAGTCTCTGACTCAGAGTCTGGATCAGGGAAGCCGTATTTCCCCCAAGCTCAAGAGACGGGCCTGCTTTGGGGAAGCCTGGTTGCTGCACAGCATCAAAAAGGCCTCCCCCCGCGCCACCCTGGAGGAACTTTTCCCCAGCCAAAGTAAGCTCCAGTTGCACACTAAACGGCCTCCACGAAAGCGCCGTCGACGACGTAATGCTCGTCCGCCTTTCCGCAAAAAGCCAGGTCCCTCGGTCAAGACTTGA